The following proteins are encoded in a genomic region of Brachypodium distachyon strain Bd21 chromosome 1, Brachypodium_distachyon_v3.0, whole genome shotgun sequence:
- the LOC100843441 gene encoding uncharacterized protein LOC100843441, with the protein MAAAGGKSKLADAAARCRRHPSHRHAAGVCPFCLSDRLARLSVTGTAAKETSASSSSASSPRSSGQASSVSVAAPPSCREARRARLGLLMRQEETEALGAAGRHGQEEEKAAAPTEGKKTKKANFWTRLQQGSWYRKDGCSLAHSKAPGEKSSAPPKCAPLF; encoded by the coding sequence ATGGCCGCTGCGGGGGGCAAGTCGAAACTTGCGGACGCCGCGGCGCGGTGCAGGAGGCACCCGAGCCACCGGCACGCGGCGGGCGTGTGCCCCTTCTGCCTCAGCGACCGCCTCGCGCGCCTCTCCGTCACAGGCACCGCCGCCAAAGAAACCTCGGCCtcttcgtcgtcggcgtcCTCTCCGCGCTCGTCCGGGCAGGCGAGCAGCGTGAGCGTTGCCGCACCGCCGTCATGCCgcgaggcgaggcgggcgAGGCTGGGGCTGCTGATGCGGCAGGAGGAGACGGAGGCGCTCGGCGCTGCGGGCCGCCACGGccaagaggaggagaaggcggcggcgcccaccgaggggaagaagacgaagaaggcCAACTTCTGGACGAGGCTGCAGCAGGGGAGCTGGTACAGGAAGGACGGGTGCTCGCTGGCGCACTCCAAGGCGCCCGGGGAGAAGAGCTCTGCGCCGCCCAAGTGCGCGCCGCTGTTCTGA
- the LOC100846363 gene encoding uncharacterized protein LOC100846363, producing MYATWPLQLFKSNPKAASWPPPDGGNSGYLVATDGEDEEEGMSCMGMGGTAVHDLPFPQNRLITISDADSSETVLFMPVLDQPLSSNRYYAVIASGRKKGLVRTCCRESELSHGCFTRFNHAEPRAFDPADVYQQMEIIQRRRGQFTARAVAADGFPYSLYSNKYWHARASRPMNYTLDLGEAIGLNAALIRSRQPDDAFRAVGRWYCPFFHVKEGGVSPAEQMKRAAYYGVTLEQRWEEPVSSEKLPSFRALIGGSLEARQESSVGWSGYVSFRAPAGQRVGVSTSVWQRMRFEQRNGARADAARGTGRSVPVERFVLKRTDGSVAVAFDFLRAAQHHH from the coding sequence ATGTATGCGACCTGGCCGCTCCAGCTGTTCAAGAGCAACCCGAAAGCGGcgtcgtggccgccgccggacggCGGGAACTCGGGTTACCTCGTGGCGAcggacggcgaggacgaggaggagggcaTGAGCTGCATGGGCATGGGCGGCACGGCGGTGCACGACCTCCCGTTCCCGCAGAACCGTCTCATCACGATCTCGGACGCCGACAGCAGCGAGACCGTCCTGTTCATGCCCGTCCTGGACCAGCCGCTGTCCTCCAACCGCTACTACGCCGTGATCGCCTCCGGCAGGAAGAAGGGCCTCGTCAGGACCTGCTGCCGCGAGTCGGAGCTAAGCCACGGCTGCTTCACCCGCTTCAACCACGCCGAGCCGCGCGCGTTCGACCCGGCCGACGTCTACCAGCAGATGGAGATCATCCAACGCCGGAGGGGCCAGTTCACGGCCAGGGCCGTCGCCGCGGACGGCTTCCCGTACTCGCTCTATAGCAACAAGTACTGGCACGCGCGCGCCTCCAGGCCCATGAATTATACGCTGGACCTCGGCGAGGCGATAGGCCTCAACGCTGCGCTCATCCGCTCGCGGCAACCCGACGACGCCTTCCGGGCGGTGGGGAGATGGTACTGCCCGTTCTTCCACGTGAAGGAGGGCGGCGTCTCTCCGGCGGAGCAGATGAAGCGCGCCGCGTACTACGGGGTGACGCTCGAGCAGCGCTGGGAGGAGCCGGTCTCGTCGGAGAAGCTGCCCAGCTTTAGGGCGCTCATCGGCGGTAGCCTCGAGGCGAGGCAGGAGAGCTCGGTCGGGTGGTCAGGTTACGTGTCGTTCAGGGCACCTGCGGGGCAGAGGGTGGGTGTGTCCACGAGCGTGTGGCAGAGGATGCGATTTGAGCAGCGCAATGGTGCTCGGGCCGACGCCGCCCGGGGGACCGGCCGGTCGGTGCCGGTGGAGAGGTTCGTGCTCAAGAGGACGGACGGCAGCGTCGCCGTGGCCTTCGACTTCCTGCGCGCGGCTCAACACCACCACTGA